Part of the Bacteroides acidifaciens genome, TTGCTCAAGAAATCACTTTACAAGTGAATGATGAGGAGGAAATAAAGCCGTTAAAAGAAGTAATAGAATCTCTTTCGCCTTCCTCTACTGCACAGTTGTCTTCTAAAGAAATAGATTATAGCCGTGCTCTTCTTCAGACAGAAATCAAGGAAGTGGGAAAGCAGAAAGCACAGATACATAGATTAAGTATTCCTAGAGGCGAAACATTCAAAGTTGTTTTATCCGAGGGGACTGAGGTTTTCTTGAATTCAGACAGCCGTTTGGCGTATCCTACAGTTTTTAAAGGAGAAGAAAGAGTCGTTTCTTTGGAAGGTGAAGCTTATTTTAAAGTTGCTAAAGATACAGAACATCCTTTTATTGTGAAAAGTGGAAATCTGCAGGTTCGTGTATTGGGGACGGAATTTAATGTGCGTAGCTACTCTCCAACTGATGTCCGTGTTACGCTCATTACAGGAAAAGTAGCAGTTAGCGATACTTGTGGGGTTCATAGTGTTGAAATGAAACCGGGACAAAGTGCACAACTTTCTTCTAACGGAACATTTGTAGTGGATGAAGTGGATATTGAATCATTCTTGTATTGGAAGGAAGGATTTTTCTATTTTGATGATGTGACCCTAGTTGACATGATGAAAGAAATAGGACGTTGGTATAATATAGATATAGAGTTCCGTAGTAGCAAAATCATGGATCTTCGTATGCATTTCTTTGCAAATCGTCATCAAGACATCTTTCACTTGGTTGAATTATTAA contains:
- a CDS encoding FecR family protein, which encodes MDEKNINISKSEEELLEIMENRSHITADQLHHLKEDEECLQACADLAEAVIEMQKEKNLLAIDVRKELSDFRKKHSQNDRRKNTRILWTSVAGIAATVVVILVLRAMMISSQPETIKVFQADHIAQEITLQVNDEEEIKPLKEVIESLSPSSTAQLSSKEIDYSRALLQTEIKEVGKQKAQIHRLSIPRGETFKVVLSEGTEVFLNSDSRLAYPTVFKGEERVVSLEGEAYFKVAKDTEHPFIVKSGNLQVRVLGTEFNVRSYSPTDVRVTLITGKVAVSDTCGVHSVEMKPGQSAQLSSNGTFVVDEVDIESFLYWKEGFFYFDDVTLVDMMKEIGRWYNIDIEFRSSKIMDLRMHFFANRHQDIFHLVELLNRMERVHAYFETGKLVIE